Proteins encoded together in one Tripterygium wilfordii isolate XIE 37 chromosome 14, ASM1340144v1, whole genome shotgun sequence window:
- the LOC120014554 gene encoding PLASMODESMATA CALLOSE-BINDING PROTEIN 3-like — protein MGSRVIQHLAFLLYLVLSSGSIVAEKPPPEAVHELVGNQEKQMFFSSSVSTTQFDTTPGTLPLVNPTPPGTTPGVNPTPPTPIITGPIITPPTPMTMTPPTMTPPTTTPASSGGSWCIASPNASPTALQVALDYACGYGGADCSPIQTGASCYNPNTLRDHTSYAFNNYYQKHQSPTSCVFGGTAQLTNTDPSSGSCHYASSPTTPSITPPSITAPQPPSISSPANPTPTMTPPFTTTPGGQTVYGVPEPTGLPSSAINVSFACRIDNEMLSPGFILTLTSIAVLIQISP, from the exons ATGGGTTCAAGAGTTATTCAGCATTTAGCATTCCTCTTGTATCTTGTTCTCAGTTCAG GTTCAATTGTTGCAGAGAAACCGCCTCCAGAAGCAGTTCATGAGCTTGTGGGAAATCAAGAGAAGCAGATGTTCTTCTCATCTTCAGTGTCAACTACCCAGTTCGATACAACTCCTGGAACACTTCCTCTTGTTAACCCAACCCCCCCAGGTACAACTCCGGGGGTGAACCCAACCCCGCCGACACCAATCATAACCGGGCCAATTATAACTCCTCCAACCCCAATGACAATGACTCCCCCAACAATGACTCCCCCGACAACGACTCCGGCTTCATCAGGTGGCTCATGGTGTATTGCAAGCCCAAATGCTTCACCAACTGCATTACAGGTTGCTCTCGACTATGCTTGCGGCTATGGTGGTGCAGACTGTTCACCAATTCAAACAGGCGCAAGCTGTTACAATCCAAATACACTTCGTGATCACACTTCTTATGCCTTCAACAACTATTACCAGAAGCACCAATCGCCAACTAGCTGTGTTTTTGGAGGGACAGCCCAACTTACCAACACTGACCCAA GTAGTGGGAGCTGTCACTATGCATCATCTCCCACAACACCATCTATAACACCACCATCTATAACTGCACCCCAGCCACCAAG CATAAGTTCACCAGCTAACCCAACTCCGACAATGACACCCCCATTCACAACCACACCTGGTGGACAGACAGTTTATGGTGTGCCAGAACCAACCGGACTTCCCAGCTCAGCCatcaatgtttcatttg CATGCAGAATCGACAATGAGATGTTATCTCCAGGCTTTATACTCACCCTAACATCTATTGCTGTACTGATTCAAATCAGCCCCTAA
- the LOC120014083 gene encoding uncharacterized protein LOC120014083 has product MSNLIKLEFLPLDVSGENYLSWCDDIETHFVASNLSKTITDGSHESPQDRAKALIFLRRRLHEELKSEYLSVKNPLDLWKNLKEITTRLKLCGITITENDMLEKTYTTFHPSNMLLMQQYLGQKFTKYAELISCLLLAEQNNELLLKNHQSRPTGAVPFPEANAVMYNGRGRGRGGRRGRGGRRGRGRSRWHYRYDRGNFSNTHNALNHQKKFDKFESKQSNPEDLPNKSQKDKEDICYRCGGSGHWSRTCHTPQHLIKLYQESIKGKGKMVETNFADKIVESNCADFNNDIELNDLTHLDMAHFFDNAEENVDLLVGDGSTQMD; this is encoded by the exons ATGTCCAACCTCATAAAACTTGAGTTCTTGCCTCTTGATGTGTCTGGTGAAAATTACTTATCATGGTGTGATGATATTGAAACTCATTTTGTGGCTTCAAATCTTAGCAAGACTATTACAGATGGAAGTCATGAATCTCCCCAAGACCGGGCTAAGGCACTAATCTTTCTACGCCGTCGCCTTCATGAAGAATTGAAATCTGAATATCTTTCAGTTAAAAATCCACTTGACTTGTGGAAGAATTTGAAGGA AATCACTACACGGCTGAAATTGTGTGGTATTACTATTACAGAAAATGATATGTTGGAAAAAACATATACTACTTTTCATCCTTCGAATATGCTCCTGATGCAGCAATATCTAGGACAAAAGTTTACTAAATATGCAGAATTGATTTCATGTCTTCTGTTAGCAGAACAGAATAATGAACTTCTATTGAAAAATCACCAGTCACGTCCTACTGGAGCTGTTCCATTCCCTGAAGCGAACGCAGTTATGTACAATGGACGTGGACGTGGACGTGGAGGTAGACGTGGACGTGGAGGTAGACGTGGACGAGGTAGAAGTCGTTGGCATTATCGTTATGATCGTGGGAATTTTTCTAATACCCACAATGCGCTAAACCACCAaaagaaatttgataaatttgaatCAAAGCAATCAAATCCTGAAGATTTACCAAATAAGTCCCAGAAGGATAAGGAAGATATATGTTATAGATGTGGTGGTTCGGGGCACTGGTCACGTACTTGTCATACACCTCAgcatttgattaaactttatCAAGAGTCAATCAAAGGGAAAGGCAAAATGGTGGAAACCAATTTTGCAGACAAGATAGTGGAATCCAATTGTGCAGACTTTAATAATGACATTGAGTTAAATGATTTAACTCATCTTGATATGGCTCATTTCTTTGATAACGCTGAGGAGAATGTTGACCTTCTAGTTGGGGATGGATCTACGCAGATGGATTGA